One Dermacentor silvarum isolate Dsil-2018 chromosome 10, BIME_Dsil_1.4, whole genome shotgun sequence genomic window carries:
- the LOC125940627 gene encoding uncharacterized protein LOC125940627 yields MSSSEYTLTGFSDFLEHRSVTFVNPLPNIRVCGVCGIVPARTLLLSCGQVFCEPCRAQIKGRELCPFHDEDCLEADVVVLDFKLSQLDKHVVLCPSGENCAFTGPASALKEHLVNCSSEKVKCPKCSQPVIRNVAVDHRRRCSRAADPGQEASKAETDSDVIPELQDIRMGLKRLLDRELNDELDKDYVVNNVNLLVKRLALLERDCKKVQRHPVGRSQKGKSASTMKRPPLAATPYRAASSPNVFVSVCSFDVYEKVESLKKNGNDSIMHAPSILGGYFFQLECVFNKDKNGRVTVAFAFSLGEGKLDGRLFWPFSSEVAVILSHPTDSERDIRLPVSLPDHEMAKKPAPGTWNEGNTTEKVSWKDVAFNGFVDGGSIYVNVELA; encoded by the coding sequence ATGTCAAGCTCAGAATACACTCTGACTGGTTTCAGCGACTTCTTGGAGCACCGAAGCGTCACCTTCGTCAATCCTCTACCGAACATTCGAGTCTGCGGCGTCTGCGGCATCGTGCCTGCCCGCACGCTACTCCTGTCTTGCGGCCAGGTTTTCTGCGAGCCATGCAGGGCGCAGATTAAAGGACGGGAACTGTGCCCTTTCCACGACGAAGATTGCCTCGAGGCTGACGTCGTGGTGCTGGACTTCAAGTTGTCTCAGCTGGATAAGCACGTCGTTTTGTGCCCCAGCGGTGAGAATTGCGCCTTCACCGGCCCAGCGTCCGCGCTTAAGGAGCACCTCGTCAACTGCTCCAGCGAAAAGGTCAAGTGTCCGAAGTGTAGTCAGCCCGTCATTCGCAACGTCGCCGTCGATCACAGACGACGCTGCTCACGAGCCGCTGATCCAGGACAGGAGGCGAGTAAAGCGGAGACAGACAGTGACGTCATCCCAGAACTGCAAGACATCAGGATGGGTCTCAAAAGGCTACTGGATCGTGAGCTCAACGACGAACTTGACAAAGACTATGTGGTAAACAACGTCAACTTACTGGTGAAGCGGCTGGCCCTTCTTGAACGCGACTGCAAAAAAGTTCAACGACATCCGGTGGGCCGCAGCCAAAAGGGCAAGTCGGCCTCGACCATGAAACGGCCGCCGTTAGCCGCAACACCTTACCGTGCCGCTTCCAGCCCGAACGTTTTCGTATCTGTGTGCTCTTTCGACGTTTACGAGAAGGTGGAATCGCTGAAGAAAAACGGAAATGACAGCATAATGCATGCTCCGTCCATACTAGGTGGTTACTTCTTTCAGCTTGAGTGCGTTTTTAATAAGGACAAGAACGGACGAGTTACCGTGGCCTTTGCGTTTTCACTCGGCGAAGGCAAATTGGACGGCCGCTTGTTTTGGCCATTTTCTAGTGAAGTAGCCGTCATCCTCTCACACCCAACTGATTCCGAGAGAGACATCCGGCTACCTGTGAGCCTGCCTGATCACGAGATGGCGAAGAAGCCGGCGCCAGGCACTTGGAATGAAGGGAACACTACCGAGAAAGTTTCCTGGAAAGACGTTGCATTCAATGGATTTGTGGATGGTGGCAGCATATACGTGAATGTGGAGCTCGCTTAG